The sequence ataataataatatgttattttttatatcaaatgaataaactattgttttatttaaaatgaaaatcaTATACCAGTATTaccgggtaaattttttagtacgTCACTAAACTTtagctcattttcactttgatcatcgaacttcaatttgtatcaatttgatcactcaattttaatttgatttcagtGGGTAGTAAATCATGGGATTCCAACCctcaaatgaatgatgtggctttttttcaataacataGACACCTCTAATAGACTTAAAAATGTGTCATGGGGAAGACTAATTCGGATTTTCAGACAACCATATAatcaattgggggttgaaatcattaatttgtctcccggtgaaatcaaattaaagtttagtgattaaattgatacaaattgaaatttggtgatcaaagtgaaaatgagccaaagtttagtgatctagtaaaaaatttaccccagcATTACCTCATAAAGATAGTAGTAGGAATGTAACgcagataataaaaaaacacaaaaaaaatataatagagaCAATTGTAAGGAAAGACCACAATTATGCCATGAATGAAAGTGAGACCAACATAAGAATATAACAACAAGACAGAGGTGGCACTCACGAGAAAATTATTGAAAAGGTGAATCATAAGTCCTAAATAACACTAGTGATGACTAGAGATGCTAGCCGAGTAAATTTTTTGGCAGGATactaaattatgatttttttctcaatttggGATCTaatcttcaatttgaatcaaaacagttaTTCAACTTCAAATTTGTTTTACGGGGTGGTTATCCGAAAGATTCTGgtcttttttttatgatgtagaTGTTGTAAATTCTCTATCAGGACATACATAACACATTATTCACCCAGCTGGCCCATTtgctaacaaaaaaatttcaacatcagatcattaaaaacaaatcGGATTTTCTCAGGTGATCacccaataaaataaaattaaaattaagtaatcattttgattcaaattgaaatttagacccaaaataaaaaaaagtcttggtgtcatttcaaaaaaatttacccaatgCTAGCAAAGGGACCCACCCTAGGACCTAACATCTCTAATTTGTTATTTCTTTGCTCAtctctctgtatatatatatatatatatatgtatgtagcGGAAAAATGTAAGGGAtaaaaattttttgtaatttattattattattgacaaaAGCAACAAGCACCTATTAGTATCTCTATCGCACGTGAGTTAATGTTTCGAACCCTTTTGTCAAGGAGTGTGCTTGCTTGAGGGAGTGCAGCATCACCCGTAAGTTAATTCCTCCAACAACGATTTAAACCCTCACCACTCCGCACATCACAAGAGAGGATAACCCCTTAAACCAAGTGGCTtggcataattttttatttaaaaaacaatgtaTTACaccatatttataatttttttaaaaaatattgagattTTTACTTTCTACTTCTTAAGAATAATAGAATTATTTGTCACCccattttagttttattttacttgttgaTCCCTTAAATTAGTTGTTTCTCTCTTCGGGTTATGAATTGATCTTAGCAATCTAAATTTGATGGAAGAAAAGGCATACCCTAacaaagttttttattaaaaaatgttaaaaaaatataaaatgaggAGAAAATTCACAATCTAGAAATCAATGATATGGTAAACCAACTAAAAGAATTAGttataaaaccaaatcaaaatttCAACTTACAATTATTTTTGACGCAAGTCAAAATTATGATTTACAacatttttactaaaatatataGTATTTCTAAATACCATATAATACAAAATACTTCCAAATAAACATGGTTACTTCAATTATTGGGTTTGAAAATCCTGATAATCAACTACAACACAAGTGCAATTATAACTCTAATTGCATGCAAATCCAAAGCTTTCAATGATATGTAGCATGAGCAAAAATAGCAAGAACAAGAAAGTACTCTTCCACTTTTAATGCAATTACAATATAATTGGCTTCACTGAAACAATGATTAAATTGTATGTACCTGATTATACGAACTGAGTTGTTGATGAAGGAGGTAAGCGTGGGAAGACAATGTGATACGATGGatttaaacatatataagaGCATATATCACAAGATATCAATCTCTTCCAACACTCTAGCCACAAAACAAAGCCTTGCTCTTTATtctaactaataaaataatcatatataaaagCTAAATGAATAATTACAAAAACTACATGATGCTTTGCCTTAGCCTTTAAAAGTATGTAGTTGCAgaatatttctaaattaaagTGAAGTCCAGCCTGCAAAGAGAAGATGCTCAATTGAAACTTTAATCAATTAAAGCTTCCTGATCTTAAATTAGCAATAAATCCATACACACCATAATTGAAACTTGCATAACACAACAATCCAAAAGAGGAAAAGATGGAAGCAGGCATCATATATCAAGCAGACCTTGTTTTGATTCACTTGGACATGACAAAAGGTTCCACATATTTCATTTTAGATAACCAAGTATCATATATACATTTCTTGTCTATGATAACAAGGTCTTCACAAGTATCAATATAATATGCATGTATTATTTATGCAGACAAGCAAGAATGACTGTAAAACCAATGAACTCAAATTGTTCAATTAGGACAACATGGTTTATTTGAACTCTAGTCAGTTTATGGTTGAAAGACACTTCCTGACCATATTAATTAACAAGGAGAACTTTGAAGGCTGAAGAAGAGGCAGAGAGGGTGCTGAATTGTGCCATGGGACCCCGCCGGAGAGAGGGTGGCAGCGTTTTGAAGCTAGTCCACCCTGGCAGGTTTGTTGAGGTTCACCGGAAGCCAGTGGCAGCCTCGGAGATCATGGCAAAGAATCCAAGGCACTCAATAACAAGGCCGGATGTATTCAGAAACCCACATGTTGTTGTGCGGCCTGATGCACTGCTTAAAACTGGGCATGTCTTCTTCATTGTGCCTAACCGCACACTCTACCGTTTGTTGCAGGCTGCCAACCAATTAAACTAGTTGAATGTCAGGggcttaaattattattatttgcatgttaacttgtttttcttttacaataaattgaagtttgatttCGGATGCTGCTTTATATTACTGATCTTTCGACACTCATTGAGTAATGAAACGCAACAAATTGCAAACTAAGAAAACTACCAACTCACTGAGAAAACTAACAAGAAGTTCATTAGAACCTGCAAATCCGAGTAAAAggaaattgaaacaaaacaaatatagatGAAAGTAGGAGATACATAACAAATTCCACTGAAAGTAAATACAatgataaaagtaaaaaaagaaatacagagGCCTCTGTGTAGAGAATATCCCCTCACAACCAATACAAGAATATTAAGTGCTAACCGCCCATTGACAACTGGATAGCATTAGGACCATCATTAGGGTAGACCAATCCtctatttttagtgtttttaaCTACAAGAGTTGTAGACATTCAACTGAAACACGAGAtcgattttcaaaaataaagaagataataaaatcatgacaaaatttaaaaaaaaaaaaaaaacattcatttCTCATCTAGTTCAATGATCATctttgaagaaaagaaacaaaaggaaTACGACAGAGTTGAAAAGAGATGCATATGACTTGAAGACGTACCTAGGgtacttatatatgtatatagcaAACTGTTCTTTGTTCGGAGTAGACTACTCTGTGCTATCTGTTCATTGTTCTCTGTAAGTCTCAATTGTAGTCTATCTATATTCCttgcttttaaataaatattgttttttaccAAATggtggtaattttttttaccaaatgaAAGGTTTTAAAATCAACGCCCAGCTAAGTTGATCTTTTCTAGTCGGGCATCTTCTGAACCTTTGGTTGATGCTCCTCTTTGTTCTTGCTAGTTGTTTCTCATCGTTCTCCCTTTTGATTTCTAgcctattaattttatttgtgttgtaTCTTGTTGTACTTTTTTCTAATTTCGTTGCAatgaatttgtggtttatccatttttcaaaaaaaaaaaaaaattctcctacaatattctaaaatattaaTCAAGAGGAATGACCTAtacactttataaaaaaaattatcctatatatatatatttgaaaaagttggataaaccactaattcaTTTCtgagaaatgaaaaacaaagtacatagaacaaaagcaagaaacaaaaaagaatgaCCAGAACACCAGAGGTGAAAGTCGGAACAAAAAAAAGAGGAGTCAGGTGGAAAGAAGGAAAGGAGCCTCCAAGGAGAGAAGGGGGAGCGCAGAGGTGGAAAATCAACCTAGGGGAGCGCGTCAACATGCTCGTTTGCCGGGGCTGGCAGAAAAAGAGAGACATGGTTTGAAGGGTCCGCAAAGATGAGGCTCAGCTTGAGCATGGGGATAGACTCCACAAGTTATGATTTGGTCATGTCGGGAGCTGCATCAATCAAAGCAAGAAAGTAAGAAGCATGTGGTCAATTTTACAAATGATGGATAGAGAGTCctaaacagaaaaagaaaaaaatgtggtGATTTCACTTAACCCAAATGACCTGAGTAAGGAGGCGACCTAAGAGTTTCGAGAGGAGAGATCCTCTCATCCCCCAAAGGGACCAAGCTTGCAGTAAGGTAGGAGATAGCTCAGTTTTAAATATCACTGCAAAATCAGACCATATTCTAACCAAGAAAGGGCAGAGCAACAACAGGTGGTCTGTGTCTTTCCGCGGTAGTATGACAAAGGGTACAAAGTGCTAGCAGAGATGTCATTTCCAAAGGGATTATGACTGGAGAAAGGATTTTATTGTGCAAAGGGATTATGTCTCCCCAGAGAATGTTAGAGTGATAAGAGAGCTTTCACCTTCCCAATCCTATATTCATTTCCAAAGGGATTATGTCTACCCAGAGAATTGTCAATaataacctaaaaaaaaaaaaaagtgaactcCACTGCCTCCACCAAAcaagatgaaaataaataaataaaatcaaacatataaataaacaaggTGCCGTTCACCCCCGCCACCTCCCATCCACACGGCACTACTTTCAAATTGGAAGCTGCGtgccctaaccctaaccctaaccctaaccctaattctagaGATGGGAAGCGAGGGTCCATCCAAAGAGACCCTTCTGCAACCACTGCTCCAAACCCCTCCGCACCTGCCTCTGCTCGCGCTTTACCTCGCCGCCGATCGACAACTCCATCGCCATCACCGTCCTCCAGCACAACCTCGAGAAGCGCCATCCCCTCAACTCCATCCGCATCGCCAAGCTTGGCCTCAGAAACCTCTCTATCATCCCCATCTCCGACGTCAACCTTCGCTCCAGCCTCCTCATCCGCCCTCTCGATCCCAACCCCAACGACCCTAATCACCCTCAAATGCTTGGATTTCGGTGATATCGGAGAGTGCCGAGCTGAAGAACAAGGTGAAAAATGCAGGATCAGATGGCACGATGAATGCATCTCAATTGGAGTGGATCGCGGGGCGAAGCCCAACATGAAATCAGTCCTGGCGTCGCCGATCGGCAAAGCAGCGATCTCAAATGGATTTACAGCGAAAAAGATCCAAACAAAGCAAACGCGAAGGGGAAGCAGCGATGAAACCGAGGACGTAGAAGAGTATGAGATCGTGATACCTGCGGGAACGGCATTGCTCTATCCAGGTGATGGAGCTATCACATTGGAGGCTGTGGATTTCGAAGTGAAGCATCTGATCGTCTTGGATGGCACTTGGGGGAAGGCGAGGAGGATGTACTGCGAGAATCCATGGCTGCAGCTGATGCCGCGGCTGAGGTTGGATTGGAAGAGCGAGAGCTTGTACAGTGAGGTGCGGCACGAGCCAAAGGCCGGATGCTTGTCGACCATCGAGAGCATCATGTGCGCACTGAAGGCGCTGCACGGCGGCGAGGAGGAAAAGCTGGATGAGCTCTTGATGCTTTTCGAATCCATGGTTGGAGATCAGAGGAGATTGAAGGAtgagaaattcaaaataatggaatcaaaatcctagtttttttttccatctcttCCACAAGAACCTGGAAATTTTGGAATGAGGTTCACGCAGGGGTTCATTCTAAATATTGCCACTTTAATGTTACCAATTTCATTGAACTAGAACCAGTTACTGGTACAAGCATAAGTAACAACAACTGCACACAGCTGAAGCAATAGACAGAGATTGTGAAAATTTTAGATCTTACAAACAACCATCTGATGTAAACCAGTGAAATAAATACATTGGTCGTCTGGTTTTTTGGAGCATGAGTTGGTCAGCTTTTGATTGATCTTGCAACATATGCCTGCATTGAATGAGTGgaggttttggaaaaattttgcagaataaaaaggaaacaatagaaaatatgataaagTTGGTACTCACCTGTACAAGCTTGGTTagttttgatttggagtgttcCATGTATTGATTGATCTTATGTTGAGTTTGAGGGAAATTGGGGCCTTTCACTGAATCGGTGACTTTATCCACTACCTTTTTAACAATGGCTTTGTGAGCTTCTCTGCTTAAATGGCCTTCCTTCCAGGTTGGCTTCAACTGATCTTTTACAAACTCCACAAGTGCAAACTTGAACATCTTCATCCCATTTATTTCCTTGGTATTCTTGTTCTCGCCATCTATCTGTGCATCATGATCAACTTCCTCTGTAGGAGGCACATGTACTTTCTCATTTTGGCTTTTGATTGACACAGTTACTTCCTCGACTTGCTTGAGCTCTGATTTTCCGTTCTgtccattttcattttcatctgaATGTGAGCTCTTGATTGACACAGTTACCTCCTCAACATGCTCGACCTGCTTGAGCTCTAATTTTCCATTCtgtctattttcattttcatctgaATGTGCACCCTTGTAACAATTATCAGATACTTGAGTCTGATTATGATGTAACtcaagtattttattttgtctattttcATTGTCATCCAAATGTGCATCCTCATAACTGTTAGATGCAGGAGTCTGATTATGATGTGGCGCCACAAATCCCTGACTTCCATCAAGAGAAGATACCAGTGGAGGTGAGGGAAGTTTCACCATACTTGGTTTGGAAGCTATCTGTGACAATGTTGAACCAGCGGATCCAATGGGTGTTAGAATTGCATCAGGTTGTGAAGGTTGCTGGCATACTTGAGAAGGAGACAATAAAAGGTTTGTTACATGAGCAACCTCGTCGGTGATTACTACTACTTGGCTTGCAGAAGTTCCAGAAGTGACTTGAGAAGTTATCTCATTTGAGTCACCTGCCTGTTGGTCTGATTCATCATCACTAATCAATATCGGTTGTATGTTGAGATGATCTCGTGAGAATATTTGATTACTTTGCCCTTGCGGAACAACTGGATTAGCAATACTTTGGCTTGGACCATTTTTATCAGACACAGGACTCTGCTGTATTTGCTGATTACACTGCCCTTTTGGAACATGTTGGCTCAGACCGTTTTCATGAGACACAGGACTTTGCTGAATTAGCTCACTATACCCAACTTGAGCTGCAGAATCCATTTGCTGATCACACTGCCCTTCAGGAGCATGTTGTCTCAGAGACACAGGACTCAGATGAATTTGCTCACTGTGTCCAACTTGAGATGCAAAATGCATTTGCTGATTGGTTGGCGACAGACTTTGACCAATTCCTAATTGGAAATCCCCATTAGGCACAATTGAACACACTGTTTCTTGTACAGTTTTCCCAGAAGGAGATAGAATGTCACCCTTCATATCCTGAGCATTTGATGCAAAACTATGTAGCACAGGGTCCAACTGTTGCTCAGATCTGCTCCTTGACAAGCATTTCTCAGTGAAAGAAACTGCAGGAAATGGAGTAGTAACAAAATCCATCTCAGTTTTCGATCTTGCAATGTCACCCACAACATACCCTCCTTTGCTGGATGTTTGCTCTTTAT comes from Dioscorea cayenensis subsp. rotundata cultivar TDr96_F1 chromosome 15, TDr96_F1_v2_PseudoChromosome.rev07_lg8_w22 25.fasta, whole genome shotgun sequence and encodes:
- the LOC120277546 gene encoding LOW QUALITY PROTEIN: uncharacterized protein LOC120277546 (The sequence of the model RefSeq protein was modified relative to this genomic sequence to represent the inferred CDS: deleted 1 base in 1 codon), which produces MGPRRREGGSVLKLVHPGRFVEVHRKPVAASEIMAKNPRHSITRPDVFRNPHVVVRPDALLKTGHVFFIRWEARVHPKRPFCNHCSKPLRTCLCSRFTSPPIDNSIAITVLQHNLEKRHPLNSIRIAKLGLRNLSIIPISDVNLRSSLLIRPLDPNPNDPNHPQMLDFGDIGECRAEEQGEKCRIRWHDECISIGVDRGAKPNMKSVLASPIGKAAISNGFTAKKIQTKQTRRGSSDETEDVEEYEIVIPAGTALLYPGDGAITLEAVDFEVKHLIVLDGTWGKARRMYCENPWLQLMPRLRLDWKSESLYSEVRHEPKAGCLSTIESIMCALKALHGGEEEKLDELLMLFESMVGDQRRLKDEKFKIMESKS